A stretch of Hydractinia symbiolongicarpus strain clone_291-10 chromosome 9, HSymV2.1, whole genome shotgun sequence DNA encodes these proteins:
- the LOC130657475 gene encoding late histone H2A.2.2-like, producing the protein MSGRGKGGKAKAKAKTRSSRAGLQFPVGRVHRFLRRGHYANRIGSGAPVYLAAVLEYLSAEILELAGNAARDNKKARIIPRHLQLAVRNDEELNKLLSGVTIAAGGVLPNIQAVLLPKKNDKGQKK; encoded by the coding sequence atgtctggacgtggaaaaggtggaaaagctaaggctaaagccaagacaagatcctcaagagctggacttcaatttccagtcggtagagtgcatagattccttcgtagagggcactatgctaaccgaattggatctggagcaccagtttacttagcagccgtcttggaatatttatctgctgagatattggagttggctggtaacgcagcaagagacaacaaaaaagctaggattattccaagacatttacaattggctgttcgtaatgatgaagaattaaacaaacttttgagcggtgtaaccattgcagctggtggtgttttgccaaacattcaagctgtcttactcccaaagaagaacgacaaaggacagaagaagtaa